Below is a window of Ignavibacteriales bacterium DNA.
TGGCTGCCGCCGATAATTTCACCATAACCTTCTGGTGCAAGAACATCCACAGCAAGAGCATACTTTGGATTTTTAGGGTCACGTTTCATATAAAATGCTTTTACTTCGGCTGGATAATGATGAACCATAATAGGTCTATCATACTGTTCAGATACAATTGTTTCATCCGTTCCGCCTAGATCATTTCCCCATTGAAAATCAATTCCGTTCTTTCTTAAAATTTCAACTGCTTCATCATAGTGTACTCGTGGAAAAGGTCTTTTGACGTTTTGAAGCTTTGTTGTATCTCGTTCAAGAACTTTTAATTCTTCTGTCATATCAGTCAATACGGTTTGAACAATGTACTCTAAAAATTCTTCTGCCAAATCCATATCATCGTTTAAATCATTAAACGCAACTTCAGGTTCAACCATCCAAAATTCTGTTAAGTGTCTTCTTGTTTTAGATTTTTCTGCCCGAAAAGTTGGACCGAATGTATAAACTTTCCCAAGCGCCATTGCTCCGGCTTCTGCGTAAAGTTGACCTGACTGGGTCAAATAAGCATTGCCTAAGTCAAAATAAGGAGTTTCAAAAAGTGTAGATGTTCCTTCAACTGCATTGGGAGTAAGAATTGGCGGATCCATTAATGTAAAACCGCGTTCATCAAAAAAATCTCTTATAGCTTTCACAACACGATGGCGAATTTTCATTATTGCAACTTGCCGGCTTGATCGCAACCACAAATGTCTATTATCAAGTAAAAATTCAATTCCATGTTCTTTTGGAGTGATTGGGTAATCATGAGCCTCAGAAATAACTTTTAAATCAGTCGCATCAAGCTCGTATCCACCCGGTGCACGTGGTTCTTCTTTAACTTTTCCAGTAACTTCAATTGAAGATTCCTGACCAATCTTATCAGCTTTATCAAAAACTTCTTCGGTCAAATTACCTTTAAAGTAAACGCATTGCAGATAACCAGAACCATCACGAAGGATGATAAATTTTATTTTGCCGCTTGAACGTTTGTTGAAAAGCCATCCTCGGAGAGTAACTTCTTGCCCTACGAATTTACCAAGATCACTTATTGTAATTTTCTGCATTAAATCTGATATTTTCTTCAAAAAATGATTGCCAAATATAAAGAGTGGGTGCAAAAAAACCAATCAATGGTAACTATTCATTATTTAATTATTACTAGATTTTTGTAAAATTCTATACGAAGAATTGATATTATGAATTTTGTTGAACAAAACTCGATATGACAACTACTATTAAATTGACAAATAAGACTTAAGTTCACCTAATTGTTCCAAAACCAAATTTGAATTCACCATCAACTTTTCTTTTACTTGATGTCCATTTGCAATTAAGATACATTTCACTCCCATTGCCTCAGCAACTTCTGCATCATGTAAAGTATCGCCTATAAACAAAACTTCATTTTTGTTTACATCTAGTTCTTCAATAAGTTTTAATCCAAGATGTGTTTTACTGCCCGCGTAAATGTTATCAAGACCAACTATGTTATCAAAATACTGTGTAAGATTATAATGGTCTAAAATGCTTACCAAATTATTGTGCAAATAAGCAGAAAGCACAGATTGCTTTATCCCTTTTTTGTGAATTACTGATAATACTTCAATAGCATTTTCGTGTAAGTTACAAGTGAGTTTTTTAGATTCATATTCATCGATAAAATCTTTACCAAGAACTTCAAAAGAAGTTTTTGAAAAATCTAAACCGGCAGCTGTGTAATAATCCTGAACAGGAAAAGTAAAAATCCCTTGATACTTTTTAAATGATAGCTGAGGTAAATTATTATCAACAAGAATTCTATTAATAATTTTTCTACAAAAATCTACATCGTTTAATAAAGTTCCGTTCCAATCCCAGATAATGTGTTTATAATTATTTATCAATTTCTTCTTTCAGTTTTTGTGATAATTCAAAAATAAGTTCGGCTGTAATTCCCCAAATAATTTCTTGGTTTGTTTTATAAACTAAAACTCTGTGTTTCCCCCGCTTCCAAGGAATGGAATACTGTTCCGGCAAACCTAATTTTTTAACAGGAAAATGGTCAATCCTTTGTCCGGTTTCATCTATTGTAAAAGGATGAATTTCTATATTAGTATGATATTCATCAGGATCGTTCTCCATAAAATATTTTAATGGGATTAAAAATATTCGCTCAACTTCTTTTTTATCAATCTCTAATTCATCTAAAGATTTTAAGTTTAAAATTCCAATGTAAGCCTCAACAATTACAGCCATTGGTGCAATTAGAGTTCCGAGTTTTCCAAGAACAGTAATTTGTTGTTCATCAATTCCAAGTTCTTCGCAAGTTTCTCTAACCGCGGCAGAAAGAAAATCTTTATCTTTTTTAGATTCAAAATGTCCCCCCGGAAAACTAACTTCGCCAGGCTGTCTAACAGTTTGTGATCGCTTTTGGAATAAAACAAATTCACATCCTTCAACCACTACCATGGGTATCAGCACGGCGGAGTTTAAATATTTTTCTCTTCCAACTATTGGGCAATCCGATGTAACTATATCTTTTAATCTATTTATGTAATCCATTAAACTTTCTATATAATTTGTGATGAATAACTCAAATATAAATAACTTAAATGGATTGCTTCTTTACTGCATTGAATAAATTGTATTTAGTTGTTATTGTTATTTGCAAATAAAAAAGGGATGTATGAAAAATTTACTTTTTTCGATAATAACCGCATTAACAATGATAATTAATTACCATACTATTCATGCTCAAACTAGTAGCAACTTAAATATTGTTGATATAAGTATCGATAAAACTTTCGGGAAAGAGTATTTTCCAACTAATTTTAAAAATAAGTTAATATATGAATCAACTTTTGGTGATCTTGAATTGAAGGTAACAAAAGAAAAAGATAATTATATATTTGGTTACGATTCGGATAAATTCAAATATAAGCAAAAACTTTTTGTTGATGATAAAGGTCTATTTGTTAATGAAACTTATCAAAAAATTAAATTACTTTTATTTATCACGAAAGAAGGTAATTACGTTTACGATAAACCTCTTTTAAGAATTCCGTTTCCAATAACAATTGGTCAGGAGTGGAGCTGGGACGGAAAGGAATTTATAAATGGTGAAACTCATACAGTAAAACTAAAAGGGAAAGCAGCTAAGATTGAAACTATTACAACTCCAGCCGGAAAATTTGAAACTTTAAAAGTAGAATCAACTTTGGAAACTTCAGAGGGATCAAAAAATCTTTTGACTGAGTGGTATGCAAAGGGTCTAGGCATGGTAAAAATGCAAGTGATAATTGAAGGCGGCGGAATGTTAGGTTTTGCTCGTGATGTTTTGGGTTACGGAACTATATTATTTGAATTGAAGGAAATTAGAAATAATTGAAAATAGAATTAAGTAATCTCAAATTTCTAAAATTATAAACTTGAGTAATCAATAAAACATATGATTTAATTTCAGTTTTTTTCTTAGCCAATCAAAAATTCTAGGTTGATTGCAAATTAAAAATTTATGCAGAATGGAGGCAAAATCAGGTGTTCTTAGAAATCCATACGACTTATGTGGATTTCTGATATCAGCAATTATAAATATCGGCTCAAATTTTATTTAGATATTAAAAGGTTGTCTGAAGCCGATTTTAAATAATTAATTCTATAAAAAATATTTATGATCACATTAAAAGTAACTAAATAGTCTGTCAGAAGTATAAAATAGAAAAAGTGGCAATCTTTGATATTCGATCTGATTAACTGTTTAAGTATTGGCTTTTTAAAATGAGAACTGCCGAAGCACAAAAATGAATTCGAACATTTGGAAATAAAAAAACCTCAAAACCGAATGATTTCGAGGTTTAATGTGGGCCCAGATGGACTTGAACCACCGACCCTCTGATTATGAGTCAGATGCTCTAACCAACTGAGCTATGAGCCCAAATTTTAAGCGCTCAAAAATAGTATTTAATCTTACTTAAATCAAGAAATTAAAACTTCTCACCTATAAAATTCTTTTACCTTCTATTTGTTAAAAGTGCAAAGCCCAAAAAATGATTATTAACTTAATATAAAGATCAATTTTAGGTCTCAGCCAGTCTTTAAATAATTCAGAAAGATTTTCAAGTTCCGCAGCTCAATCAATATTAATTTGGCACCTATTTTAATTACTCAGTTTTTCGATTCCAGTACTACCTGGCCCATGCAATAGAGAAACAATACTCCCATTAAAATGATCAATAAATCTAGTACTGGTTTCAACCACAAAAAGCAATAATCTCCCCCAAGAATAACAGGAATTATTTTTAATTCTTTTAAAAATCTAAAGTAGTTTTTATTCAGATATTTTGGATTGCTGATTTCAATACCAATTGGAATATTCGAATAGGCTCTTTGATGCCATTTTATTTTTGTTCAGATATTCAAATTGAAATATCAAACAACCAACCTGATTTTGTAAAGGTTTTATCGACTCAAGAAATTGATTAAATAAATCAATGGATAGGAAATGTGGATTTTTTATTAATCTTTCAGTTTTATTTTTTTAAAATGAGTAAGTGTAATTGAATTCGATACTTTTACGGTAAATAAAAAATCTTTAAGAACAGAATTTTTAGAATCTGTAACAATTTTTTTGAGGTAAGATCACTTTAGATGGAACAAAGAGGGACAAAAACTATTGATTAATTTCAACAGTATTAAAATGATTTGAATATTCGGCAAGATAATTGATATTTTATAACTCAGGATAGATAATTCCTTTCCAAGAATCATATTTCCAACACCAAGTTCAAATTCTAAGAGAGCGCAATTCTTTAGTTAATCCTTGTTGAATCTATTATTTTATCTGCCTTATAAACTCTAATGATATCAAGTTTGCCAGTTGAATCATAATTCTTCCATTCACCTACTCTAAGTCCATTTAACAGATTTCCTTCTTCAATAATTTTTCCACTTTGATTGTACCATGTCCATTTGCCTGTTGGTATATCGTTATCAAAACTTCCTGTAGTTTCTATTGACCCTGTTGGAAAATAATATTTCCATTCTCCAACATTTTTATTGTTCTTCATTTTTCCTGATATCTGAACTTTATCATTAGGAAAATAGGTTATGAAATCACCTTCTTTTATTCCATCCACAACTTCATATTCAATTTTCATATCAAGCATACGAGACTTGTGTCTACCAGTGAATGGCTTTGCTGAAAGTGAATCGCTGTAAAGTAATCCATCCTCAAGAACTAATGGATCTGGAAGTCTTTCAATTTTCTGATTATTACAAGAAATAAAAAGAAAAACTATCAAAACGGAAATAAAATATTTTGTCAATTGGTAACTCAGGTTAAAGAAATAAAAAAGACTATTTATTAAGTGTGGAATATGCTTCTAGTAATTTAGATTTTGTTTCTGCAAGATCTTGAGAAATAACTTTTACATCACCAATTATAGGCATAAAGTTAGAATCACCATTCCATCGGGGTACGATATGAAAGTGAATATGATCCTCAATGCCAGCACCTGCAACACGTCCAATATTTGCACCAATATTAAAACCTTGAGGATTTAAAACTTTAAGCAAAGCTTTTTCTGCAAGTTGTAATTTTTGAAATGCTTCTTTTATCTCAACTTCTTTTAATCCGGAAAAATCGTTTGTATGTCTTTTGGGTACGACCATTAAATGACCGTTATTATAAGGATAAAGATTTAACACTGTAAAAGTATTCTCCCCTCTATCAACCAAAAGGTTACTAGTATCATCTGGATTGAGATCCAACATCGAACAAAAAATGCACTTTGATTTATCCTCTTCAGATTTAAAGGATTCAATATATTTTGATCGCCAAGGAGACCAGAGTTTTTCCATTCTTAACCTTAAATTAAAAAGGCGGAAACAAGTTCCGCCTTAATATTACTTATCCTCTTCACGAGATTTATTATATTCATCAATCACTTTATGTTCAACTTCTTTTGGAACTTCTTCATAATGTGAGAATTTGCGTTTATGAACGCCTCGACCCTGAGTTATACTTCTAAGTTGAGATGAATACTTGTACAGTTCTGAAAGGGGTACATGTGCCTTAATAATCTGAAAATGCCCATCAGAATCCATTCCTAATATTTTACCGCGCTTGCTAGAAATATCACCCATTACATCACCCATATATTCATCGGGTACGATAACTTCCACTTCATAGATTGGCTCAAGCAAGCAAGGTTTACATTCCAAAAATCCTTTTTTAAAACACTGATTTGCAGCAAGTTTAAAGGACATTTCATCAGAATCAACATCGTGATATGAACCAAAATGGAGTGTAACTCTAACATCAATTACTTGATTACCTGAAAGAACGCCTTTTCCCATTGTCTCTATAATACCCTTTTCTACTGCGGGAATAAATCTACCAGGAACAACACCGCCAACGATAGCATTTACAAACTCAAAGCCTGTACCTCTTGGTAACGGTTCCATTTTAAAGTGAACATGTCCATACTGTCCTCTTCCACCGGATTGCTTTTTATGTTTGTACTCAACATCATCAGCTCTGCCTTTTATAGTTTCGCGATATGGAATTTTGGGTTCAATAAGATCAACATCAACCTTGTATCTTTCCTTTAGTCTTTTAGCAGCAAGTGAAAGTTGTAATTCACCTTGACCCGAAATAATAGTCTGAGAAATTTCAGGATCAAATTTTACATAGAAAGATGGATCCTCTTCGTGAAGAGTGTGAAGACCAGATGCAATCTTATCTTCATCGCCTTTAGCTTTTGGCAGAATTGCACTGCGAATAACAGATTCAGGAAATTCAATTGGGCTAACAATAACTGAAAGATTTTTAGAAGCAAGAGTATTGTTTGTATGAGTATCTTTTAATTTAACAACAGCACCTAAATCACCTGCAGAAACCTGAGAAACATCTTTTCTGTTTCTTCCATTTAAAACTGATAGCTGACTTAACCTTTCGGTTTTACTATTTGTTTCATTTAAAAGATCTAATCCTGCTTTTACAGTTCCTGAGTAAACCTTAAATAAGGAAAGTTCACCAACATGCTGCTCAGCAATTGTTTTAAAAACAAAAATAACAGGTTCACCATTTGCATCAGGTTTAACTAATACTTTTTCAGATTTTCCTGCAAGTGTAACTTCTTCACCGCCCCTATCAACAGGAGCAGGAAAATAGGCAGCCATAAAATCTAAGAAATTATTTAATCCAACAGCTTTGGTTGCAGAAACGGCAAAAACAGGAGTTAAACTTCTTCCTAAAATCGCTGCTTTCAAACCGGCTTCAATATCTGCATCACTCAAAGAACCAGCTTCAAAATATTTATTCATCAATTCTTCGTTTGTTTCAGCAATCTTTTCAATTAACTCAGTACGAAGCTCTTCTGCTTTAGCTTTTAAGTTTTCTGGAATTTCAGCTTCAGTAATTTTTTTTGATCCGGTATCACCGTAAGTAAATGCTTTCATTTTAAGAACATCAATTACGGTATCAAAACCTAAACCTTCAGATGAAGGAAAGGTAACCGCGATTGCGCCACTAGTTAATCTTTGTTTTGCCTTTTCTATTGTTTCATCAAAAGTAGAGTGCTCATTGTCAACTTTGTTAACAATGATAGCAGAAGGTAATCCAAATTCATCAACAAATTTTCCGCTTACTTCGGAACCGACTTCTACACCTTCAGCAGATTTTAATACCATTACTGCTGTATCACAAACTTTCATTGCAGATTTAACATCGCCTATAAAATCTGAATAGCCCGGTGTATCTAAAACATTTATTTTTTTGTTGTTCCATTCGATATGCATTAGTGAAGTTGAAATTGAAATTTGTTTTTCTATTTCATTTGATGTGTAATCAGAAACCGTTGTGCCTTCCAAAACATTACCAATTCTATTTGTTTCGCCGGCAGTAAATAACATAAGTTCTGAAATTGAAGTTTTGCCGCCTCCGCCGTGACCGATTAAAGCAATATTCCGTATAGATTCAGGTGCGTACTCTTTCAAGGGAATTCCTCCTAAATATTTTAAAGGTGAGAATTAAAACGATTACTTATTTTTGAAGTTTCTCCAAAATGATTCAACTCCTTTTCCAACAGCGTTCAAATTTTTAACAAACGGTAATACAGCTTCTTCAACACCACTGCGGATTTTATATTCTATGCTCAATAACTTATCAGCTCGCTCTCTAATATCACTAATAATTGATTTAGAAATGTTCAACTGTTCAGTTGCATTTGAAGTCATTTTATTGAGATTATCAGAAAGTTCCATCGAGGTTT
It encodes the following:
- the asnS gene encoding asparagine--tRNA ligase; the protein is MQKITISDLGKFVGQEVTLRGWLFNKRSSGKIKFIILRDGSGYLQCVYFKGNLTEEVFDKADKIGQESSIEVTGKVKEEPRAPGGYELDATDLKVISEAHDYPITPKEHGIEFLLDNRHLWLRSSRQVAIMKIRHRVVKAIRDFFDERGFTLMDPPILTPNAVEGTSTLFETPYFDLGNAYLTQSGQLYAEAGAMALGKVYTFGPTFRAEKSKTRRHLTEFWMVEPEVAFNDLNDDMDLAEEFLEYIVQTVLTDMTEELKVLERDTTKLQNVKRPFPRVHYDEAVEILRKNGIDFQWGNDLGGTDETIVSEQYDRPIMVHHYPAEVKAFYMKRDPKNPKYALAVDVLAPEGYGEIIGGSQREDNLDFLLERIKEHNLPQSAFEWYLDLRRYGSVPHAGFGLGLERTVSWICGLDHLREAIPFPRMIYRNTP
- a CDS encoding HAD family hydrolase, which translates into the protein MINNYKHIIWDWNGTLLNDVDFCRKIINRILVDNNLPQLSFKKYQGIFTFPVQDYYTAAGLDFSKTSFEVLGKDFIDEYESKKLTCNLHENAIEVLSVIHKKGIKQSVLSAYLHNNLVSILDHYNLTQYFDNIVGLDNIYAGSKTHLGLKLIEELDVNKNEVLFIGDTLHDAEVAEAMGVKCILIANGHQVKEKLMVNSNLVLEQLGELKSYLSI
- a CDS encoding CoA pyrophosphatase; this translates as MDYINRLKDIVTSDCPIVGREKYLNSAVLIPMVVVEGCEFVLFQKRSQTVRQPGEVSFPGGHFESKKDKDFLSAAVRETCEELGIDEQQITVLGKLGTLIAPMAVIVEAYIGILNLKSLDELEIDKKEVERIFLIPLKYFMENDPDEYHTNIEIHPFTIDETGQRIDHFPVKKLGLPEQYSIPWKRGKHRVLVYKTNQEIIWGITAELIFELSQKLKEEIDK
- a CDS encoding toxin-antitoxin system YwqK family antitoxin, encoding MTKYFISVLIVFLFISCNNQKIERLPDPLVLEDGLLYSDSLSAKPFTGRHKSRMLDMKIEYEVVDGIKEGDFITYFPNDKVQISGKMKNNKNVGEWKYYFPTGSIETTGSFDNDIPTGKWTWYNQSGKIIEEGNLLNGLRVGEWKNYDSTGKLDIIRVYKADKIIDSTRIN
- a CDS encoding HIT domain-containing protein → MEKLWSPWRSKYIESFKSEEDKSKCIFCSMLDLNPDDTSNLLVDRGENTFTVLNLYPYNNGHLMVVPKRHTNDFSGLKEVEIKEAFQKLQLAEKALLKVLNPQGFNIGANIGRVAGAGIEDHIHFHIVPRWNGDSNFMPIIGDVKVISQDLAETKSKLLEAYSTLNK
- the fusA gene encoding elongation factor G is translated as MKEYAPESIRNIALIGHGGGGKTSISELMLFTAGETNRIGNVLEGTTVSDYTSNEIEKQISISTSLMHIEWNNKKINVLDTPGYSDFIGDVKSAMKVCDTAVMVLKSAEGVEVGSEVSGKFVDEFGLPSAIIVNKVDNEHSTFDETIEKAKQRLTSGAIAVTFPSSEGLGFDTVIDVLKMKAFTYGDTGSKKITEAEIPENLKAKAEELRTELIEKIAETNEELMNKYFEAGSLSDADIEAGLKAAILGRSLTPVFAVSATKAVGLNNFLDFMAAYFPAPVDRGGEEVTLAGKSEKVLVKPDANGEPVIFVFKTIAEQHVGELSLFKVYSGTVKAGLDLLNETNSKTERLSQLSVLNGRNRKDVSQVSAGDLGAVVKLKDTHTNNTLASKNLSVIVSPIEFPESVIRSAILPKAKGDEDKIASGLHTLHEEDPSFYVKFDPEISQTIISGQGELQLSLAAKRLKERYKVDVDLIEPKIPYRETIKGRADDVEYKHKKQSGGRGQYGHVHFKMEPLPRGTGFEFVNAIVGGVVPGRFIPAVEKGIIETMGKGVLSGNQVIDVRVTLHFGSYHDVDSDEMSFKLAANQCFKKGFLECKPCLLEPIYEVEVIVPDEYMGDVMGDISSKRGKILGMDSDGHFQIIKAHVPLSELYKYSSQLRSITQGRGVHKRKFSHYEEVPKEVEHKVIDEYNKSREEDK